In the Candidatus Polarisedimenticolia bacterium genome, one interval contains:
- the recA gene encoding recombinase RecA, whose amino-acid sequence MSQDLKERGRAIDMALSQIEKQFGKGSIMRLGSKEVLSNIATISTTSLSVDAALGIGGLPRGRIVEIYGPESSGKTTLALHVVAQAQRAGGMAAFVDAEHAIDPEYAKKLGVDTDNLLISQPDSGEQALEIAEVLVRSGALDVLVIDSVAALVPRAELEGEMGDAHVGLQARLMSQALRKLTGIVSKSRTTLIFINQIREKIGVMFGNPETTTGGRALKFYASVRIDIRRIGSIKEADTDIGSRTRMKVVKNKMAPPFKLAEFDILYGQGISREGDLLDLGIAQGVLDKSGSWISYAETRLGQGREAARQLLKDNPDLCAEIEK is encoded by the coding sequence ATGTCCCAGGATCTGAAAGAGCGAGGACGCGCCATCGACATGGCGCTGTCCCAGATTGAAAAGCAGTTCGGCAAGGGCTCCATCATGCGCCTGGGATCCAAGGAGGTCCTGTCCAACATCGCGACAATCTCCACCACGTCCCTTTCGGTGGACGCCGCGCTGGGGATCGGGGGCTTGCCGCGCGGCAGGATCGTGGAGATCTACGGCCCCGAATCGTCGGGAAAAACGACGCTGGCCCTGCACGTCGTGGCTCAGGCGCAGCGCGCTGGCGGCATGGCGGCTTTTGTCGACGCCGAGCACGCCATCGACCCAGAATACGCCAAGAAATTGGGGGTGGACACCGATAATCTCCTTATTTCACAGCCCGATTCGGGGGAGCAGGCGCTGGAGATCGCGGAAGTCCTCGTGCGCTCAGGGGCTTTGGACGTCCTGGTAATCGACTCCGTGGCCGCCCTGGTGCCGCGCGCCGAGCTGGAAGGCGAGATGGGCGATGCGCACGTGGGGCTGCAGGCGCGCCTGATGTCGCAGGCGCTGCGCAAGCTTACCGGCATTGTCTCCAAGAGCCGGACGACCCTCATCTTCATCAACCAGATCCGCGAGAAGATCGGCGTGATGTTCGGGAATCCCGAGACCACCACCGGCGGGCGCGCCCTGAAGTTCTACGCCTCGGTGCGCATCGACATCCGCCGCATCGGCTCGATCAAGGAGGCCGACACCGACATCGGCAGCCGCACGCGCATGAAGGTGGTGAAGAACAAGATGGCGCCCCCCTTCAAGCTGGCGGAGTTCGACATCCTCTACGGTCAGGGAATCTCGCGCGAAGGCGACCTCCTGGATCTGGGCATCGCCCAGGGAGTCCTCGACAAATCGGGCTCCTGGATCTCGTACGCCGAGACCCGCCTGGGCCAGGGGCGCGAGGCAGCCCGCCAGCTGCTCAAGGACAATCCCGACCTGTGCGCCGAGATCGAAAAGA
- a CDS encoding integrin alpha, producing MSHRLRTDRLFGLVALAVGGAIGSASPAHAQFLEPNVQVLYTLQPEAPGFYGFMASAIGDLNGDGASEFIIGAPRSNAGGTLSGRAYVYSGKDGALLNVVTGITNNRLGFSVAGVGDVNHDGIPDYAAGGPGRFGFTPGENGRVVVVSGKDHSLLYDLAGAAGSFFGYDINAAGDVNGDTYADLIVGLPLASPTATFSGQVVAISGRDGSTIWSQDGHFEEGSLGTGVSGVGDLDGDGLPEQCVGAAGDPNHPSGTGQAYVLSGRNGAYLRTLAPKNTAATFGHFYVHASEDFNGDRVPDIYVADFLDTRLGPDTGRGYIFSGNSEDQGALKIFNGEIAGDSFGAGRPVHDLDGDKVPELIISANLSDAGAEDGGKTYLISGKAGRTLRTFTGTEAAREVGFDALPLGDVNGDGRVDFLLTGINVAYVVAGDR from the coding sequence ATGTCTCACAGGCTTCGCACCGATCGGCTCTTCGGCCTTGTCGCCCTTGCCGTGGGAGGCGCCATCGGATCGGCGTCCCCGGCTCATGCCCAGTTCCTGGAGCCCAATGTCCAGGTGCTCTACACGCTTCAGCCCGAGGCTCCCGGGTTCTATGGCTTCATGGCCTCGGCCATCGGCGATCTGAATGGCGACGGCGCCTCGGAGTTCATCATCGGAGCGCCACGCAGCAACGCCGGCGGCACTCTTTCCGGCCGGGCCTACGTCTACTCCGGCAAGGACGGAGCGCTCCTGAACGTGGTGACGGGAATCACCAACAACCGCCTGGGATTCAGCGTGGCGGGAGTCGGGGATGTGAATCACGATGGGATTCCCGACTACGCAGCGGGAGGACCGGGACGATTCGGCTTCACTCCCGGTGAGAACGGCCGGGTCGTCGTCGTCTCCGGGAAGGACCATTCGCTGCTCTACGACCTGGCGGGGGCTGCGGGAAGCTTCTTCGGCTATGACATCAATGCCGCGGGGGACGTGAACGGCGACACCTACGCCGATCTCATCGTGGGGTTGCCTCTCGCTTCCCCGACCGCCACCTTCTCGGGGCAGGTTGTTGCGATCTCGGGGCGCGACGGCTCGACGATCTGGTCGCAGGACGGGCATTTCGAGGAAGGCTCGCTGGGCACCGGGGTTTCGGGAGTCGGCGACCTGGACGGCGATGGCCTTCCGGAGCAGTGCGTGGGCGCCGCCGGCGACCCGAACCATCCGAGCGGTACCGGACAAGCCTATGTCCTGAGCGGACGGAACGGCGCCTACCTGCGGACTCTAGCGCCCAAGAACACGGCCGCCACCTTCGGGCATTTCTACGTGCACGCGTCGGAGGACTTCAACGGCGACCGCGTTCCGGACATCTACGTCGCCGACTTCCTCGACACCCGCCTCGGGCCGGACACCGGCCGCGGCTACATCTTCTCGGGAAACAGCGAAGATCAAGGGGCCCTCAAGATCTTCAACGGAGAGATCGCCGGCGACAGCTTCGGGGCCGGCCGGCCCGTGCACGACCTGGACGGCGACAAGGTCCCCGAGCTCATCATCAGCGCGAACCTGAGCGATGCGGGTGCTGAGGATGGTGGAAAGACCTACCTCATCTCCGGGAAGGCCGGTAGGACGCTGCGCACCTTCACCGGCACCGAAGCGGCGCGCGAAGTCGGCTTCGACGCTCTTCCACTGGGAGACGTCAACGGCGACGGCCGCGTCGACTTCCTGCTGACGGGAATCAACGTTGCGTACGTGGTGGCCGGGGACCGTTGA
- a CDS encoding LysM peptidoglycan-binding domain-containing protein has protein sequence MTPPAAAETSDSGQEPAKDQAPAPSDKVGAVIEAMQDLYNSGLEAHKAGRFDEARDYFDQAVETALNGPVDIDANVALKAAYEEMLVNIDGLEGDLYQDGVAQGEEPPKDELKDITDYLSPEEAEKEREKVQAASPEVQYDIPMVLNDKVLTFIEAFQTRMRGPFEAGLVRSGRYLSMIRKIFAEEGVPLDLAYMAHQESAFKTSAYSRAKARGLWQFIAPTGRKYGLKRDQWVDERSDPEKSTRAAAAYLKDLYAMFGDWHLAMAAYNAGEGKVGRGLTRTGTKDFWSLASNKRALRTETKNYVPAILASMVIDKAPQEYGFHVEPVAELTYDWVKLDTATDLKVAAECAGISVDELRDLNPELRTMATPPYAEGYSLRVPFGSGQSFSEKYAAIPATERLKWATHVVRRGETIGVIARKYGVSTSAVLTANSLKSSRLHAGQSLMIPLSGGMTQQPVERAQYDEEAPTYDRGEKVVHRVRKGETLQKIAARYHTTIDSLRSWNGISGSSIRAGQRITAYYRTVATAPVDTNDAPATVAAGGEYKVRRGDTLYSIAQRFGMTVDQLRSANNLGRKSVIKPGDRLKVSGGPDVEGSLTRPSGPSSTNVIRYRVRPGDTLERIATRHNVEVSEVMRWNNLHSADEIYVGTTLRLHVN, from the coding sequence TTGACACCGCCAGCGGCCGCGGAAACGTCAGATTCCGGACAGGAGCCTGCGAAGGACCAGGCGCCGGCCCCCTCGGACAAGGTCGGGGCGGTCATCGAGGCGATGCAGGACCTCTACAACTCGGGACTCGAGGCGCACAAGGCGGGACGCTTCGACGAGGCGCGCGACTATTTCGACCAGGCGGTTGAGACGGCGCTGAACGGGCCGGTCGACATCGACGCCAACGTAGCGCTGAAGGCGGCCTACGAGGAGATGCTGGTCAACATCGACGGTTTGGAAGGGGACCTCTACCAGGACGGCGTCGCGCAGGGTGAAGAGCCTCCCAAGGACGAGCTGAAAGACATCACCGACTATCTCTCTCCCGAAGAAGCCGAGAAGGAGCGCGAGAAGGTCCAGGCAGCCTCCCCGGAAGTCCAGTACGACATTCCGATGGTCCTCAACGACAAGGTGCTCACCTTCATCGAGGCTTTCCAGACGCGGATGCGCGGCCCCTTCGAGGCGGGCCTGGTCCGCTCGGGCCGCTACCTGTCGATGATCAGGAAGATCTTCGCGGAAGAAGGGGTGCCGCTGGATCTGGCCTACATGGCGCACCAGGAAAGCGCTTTCAAGACCAGCGCTTATTCGCGGGCCAAAGCCAGGGGACTCTGGCAGTTCATCGCTCCCACCGGGCGCAAATACGGATTGAAGCGGGACCAGTGGGTGGACGAGCGCTCCGATCCGGAGAAGTCGACGCGCGCGGCGGCCGCCTATCTGAAGGACCTCTACGCGATGTTCGGCGATTGGCACCTGGCGATGGCCGCCTACAACGCCGGCGAGGGGAAGGTGGGGCGCGGACTGACGCGTACCGGCACCAAGGATTTCTGGAGCCTGGCTTCGAACAAGCGGGCCCTACGCACCGAGACCAAGAACTACGTTCCGGCCATCCTTGCCTCGATGGTCATCGACAAGGCGCCGCAAGAGTACGGCTTTCACGTGGAGCCGGTGGCCGAGCTGACGTATGACTGGGTGAAGCTGGACACCGCCACCGACCTCAAGGTGGCGGCCGAGTGCGCCGGCATCTCGGTGGACGAGCTTCGCGATCTCAACCCGGAGCTGCGGACGATGGCCACGCCCCCGTATGCCGAGGGGTACTCGCTGCGCGTGCCCTTCGGATCCGGGCAGAGCTTCTCGGAGAAGTACGCGGCCATCCCCGCCACCGAGCGGCTGAAGTGGGCCACCCACGTGGTGCGCCGCGGCGAGACGATCGGCGTCATCGCCCGCAAGTACGGCGTGTCGACCTCCGCCGTGCTGACCGCGAATTCGCTCAAGAGCTCGCGCCTGCACGCGGGCCAGTCGCTGATGATCCCGCTGTCGGGCGGCATGACGCAGCAGCCGGTGGAGCGGGCGCAGTACGATGAAGAGGCGCCGACCTACGATCGCGGCGAGAAGGTCGTGCACCGCGTCCGCAAGGGCGAGACGCTGCAGAAGATCGCGGCCCGCTACCATACGACGATCGACAGTCTGAGGTCCTGGAACGGCATCTCCGGCTCCTCGATCCGCGCCGGCCAGCGCATCACCGCCTATTACCGGACGGTGGCGACGGCGCCGGTGGACACCAACGACGCGCCGGCGACGGTGGCGGCAGGCGGCGAGTACAAGGTGCGGCGCGGCGACACGCTGTACAGCATCGCGCAGCGCTTCGGCATGACGGTGGACCAGCTGCGCTCCGCCAACAACCTTGGGCGCAAGAGCGTCATCAAGCCGGGCGACCGGCTGAAGGTGTCGGGCGGCCCCGACGTGGAAGGCTCGCTGACGCGGCCTTCAGGCCCGTCGTCGACCAACGTCATCCGCTATCGCGTGCGCCCGGGCGACACCCTGGAGCGCATCGCGACCCGGCACAACGTGGAGGTCTCCGAGGTTATGCGCTGGAACAACCTTCACTCCGCGGACGAGATCTACGTCGGGACGACGCTGCGCCTGCACGTCAACTAG
- a CDS encoding histidine kinase, producing MDSSDATVRAEGRRAPLAGWRCVFLVLGIWIFLGAFLGFQNYLNQPSHSITLAAALGHPIRRYLIYALLTFPCLWLCRRYPFPSRRWPASLLAHLGGLGAFMVLYAALRFVIGPPIVDAETGASLPATVESTWALIRSNLFEQFWMYTSIVTAVLAIQHYQLLRRRELREADLRRQMAEYELQVLKLQLHPHFLFNTLNGISTLMIRDTATAREMLLRLSDLLRVALARWQDNEVPLRDELDFVKAYLDLEQMRFGERLRVSLHIDPETLDVRVPNMLIQPLVENAIQYGIAQIRSGGVLELGTEILDGKMRVRIINDGPVQAIGTLPVKGSGVGLGNTRLRLEQIYGDAFGLDISGRKEGGAELRLEIPLRRSELG from the coding sequence ATGGACTCATCCGATGCGACCGTCCGGGCGGAAGGGCGGCGCGCTCCCCTTGCCGGATGGCGGTGTGTGTTCCTGGTCCTGGGAATCTGGATCTTCCTGGGAGCCTTCCTCGGGTTTCAGAACTATCTGAACCAGCCGAGCCACTCCATCACCCTCGCCGCGGCCCTCGGGCACCCCATCCGGCGCTACCTCATCTACGCCCTTTTGACCTTCCCCTGCCTCTGGCTCTGCCGTCGCTATCCCTTCCCCTCCCGTCGCTGGCCGGCTTCCCTGCTGGCGCATCTCGGGGGGCTGGGAGCCTTCATGGTTCTCTACGCGGCTTTGCGATTCGTGATCGGACCTCCCATCGTCGACGCCGAGACTGGCGCGAGCCTTCCCGCCACGGTGGAATCGACCTGGGCCTTGATCCGCTCGAACCTGTTCGAGCAGTTCTGGATGTACACCAGCATCGTGACGGCCGTCCTCGCAATCCAGCACTACCAGCTGCTCCGCCGGCGGGAGCTACGAGAAGCGGATCTCCGCCGGCAGATGGCCGAGTACGAGCTCCAGGTCCTCAAGCTCCAGCTCCATCCTCATTTTCTGTTCAACACTCTCAACGGCATCTCGACCTTGATGATCCGCGACACCGCGACGGCCCGCGAGATGCTTCTCCGCCTGAGCGACCTCCTGCGCGTCGCCCTGGCCCGCTGGCAGGACAACGAGGTCCCGTTGCGCGACGAGCTGGATTTCGTGAAGGCCTACCTGGACCTGGAGCAGATGCGATTCGGCGAGCGGCTGCGGGTCAGCCTGCATATCGACCCCGAAACCCTGGACGTGCGAGTGCCCAACATGTTGATTCAGCCCTTGGTGGAGAACGCCATCCAGTATGGAATCGCCCAGATCCGCTCGGGCGGCGTTCTCGAGCTCGGCACCGAAATCCTCGATGGAAAGATGCGCGTCCGCATCATCAACGATGGCCCCGTGCAGGCGATCGGCACGCTTCCCGTCAAGGGCTCCGGGGTCGGCCTCGGGAATACGAGGCTGCGGCTGGAGCAGATCTATGGGGACGCCTTCGGGCTCGACATTTCGGGACGCAAAGAAGGCGGAGCCGAGCTTCGCCTCGAGATACCGCTGAGGCGGTCCGAGCTCGGATGA
- a CDS encoding YifB family Mg chelatase-like AAA ATPase, with amino-acid sequence MLARVQSGAIVGIEAVPVWVEVDLCGGIPCVNMVGLPDAAVRESRDRVRAAIQNSGLSFPPRRITVNLAPAALRKEGTALDLPVAVGILLGAGTIAAGKADGLFLAGELSLDGGLRPVSGAISMALAARGLGCRGMLLPASVASQASVVPGVSVFPVRSLAEVVAFLMGESEIGALPELDYSAAGEEDWTGEDLAEVAGQRAARRALEVAASGGHNLLLVGPPGSGKTMLARRLPGILPPLGREEAVEATRVHSAAGLVQNGTLLRRRPFRAPHHSISGVGLAGGGSVPRPGEVSLAHHGVLFLDELPEFRRGALEVLRQPMEEGKVVINRALQILEFPARFMLVAAMNPCKCGNLGVAGADCRCTPLQVREYRGRISGPLLDRFDIHLEVPRVPAGDLHATAPGESSEVVRDRVAAARETQGRRFAGRATRTNAAMTASQLREHCALDAVGRKLLRGAVDRLGLSARAHNRILKVARTLADLAGAPEIAPVHLAEAIQYRLLDRSER; translated from the coding sequence GTGCTGGCCCGGGTTCAAAGCGGCGCGATCGTCGGGATCGAGGCCGTCCCCGTCTGGGTCGAGGTCGACCTGTGCGGCGGCATTCCCTGCGTGAACATGGTGGGGCTTCCCGATGCCGCCGTGCGCGAGAGCCGCGATCGCGTGCGTGCCGCCATCCAGAACAGCGGCCTTTCCTTCCCCCCTCGCCGAATCACCGTCAATCTCGCCCCCGCCGCCTTGCGCAAGGAAGGCACGGCGCTGGACCTCCCCGTGGCCGTCGGCATTCTTCTGGGAGCCGGCACCATTGCGGCTGGAAAGGCCGATGGATTGTTCCTGGCGGGGGAGCTGTCGCTGGATGGCGGCCTGCGACCCGTCTCGGGGGCCATCTCGATGGCGCTGGCGGCGCGCGGGCTTGGCTGCCGCGGCATGCTGCTGCCCGCCTCGGTGGCATCGCAGGCTTCGGTCGTTCCTGGAGTCTCAGTCTTCCCGGTCCGCAGCCTCGCCGAGGTGGTGGCTTTTCTGATGGGCGAGTCGGAGATCGGGGCGCTGCCGGAGCTCGATTACTCCGCGGCGGGGGAGGAGGACTGGACCGGGGAGGACTTGGCCGAAGTGGCGGGCCAAAGGGCCGCCCGACGGGCGCTCGAGGTGGCGGCCTCGGGCGGTCACAACCTCTTATTAGTGGGGCCGCCCGGGTCGGGCAAGACGATGCTGGCCCGGCGGCTCCCGGGCATCCTGCCGCCTCTGGGGCGCGAGGAAGCAGTGGAGGCGACACGGGTCCACAGCGCCGCCGGATTGGTCCAGAACGGCACGCTGCTTCGCCGCCGGCCCTTCCGGGCGCCCCATCATTCCATCAGCGGCGTCGGCCTGGCGGGAGGAGGCTCGGTCCCGCGGCCGGGGGAAGTCTCGCTGGCGCACCACGGCGTTTTGTTCCTCGATGAGCTGCCGGAGTTCCGGCGCGGCGCGCTGGAAGTCCTGCGCCAGCCGATGGAGGAGGGGAAGGTCGTCATCAACCGGGCGCTGCAGATTCTGGAGTTCCCGGCGCGCTTCATGCTGGTGGCGGCGATGAACCCGTGCAAGTGCGGCAACCTGGGAGTGGCGGGGGCCGATTGCCGCTGCACGCCTCTGCAGGTGCGGGAGTATCGTGGCCGCATCTCCGGGCCGCTGCTGGACCGCTTCGACATCCACCTGGAGGTGCCGCGCGTTCCGGCCGGTGACTTGCACGCCACGGCGCCTGGCGAATCCTCGGAGGTGGTGCGCGACAGGGTAGCGGCGGCTCGCGAGACTCAGGGCCGGCGCTTTGCCGGCCGCGCGACGCGCACGAACGCGGCGATGACCGCGTCTCAGCTGCGCGAGCATTGCGCCCTCGATGCTGTGGGACGCAAGCTCCTGCGCGGCGCCGTAGACCGCCTCGGCCTCTCGGCCCGCGCCCACAACCGGATTCTCAAGGTGGCGAGAACGCTGGCCGATCTCGCGGGCGCGCCGGAAATCGCCCCCGTCCACCTCGCCGAAGCGATCCAGTACCGCTTGCTGGATCGCTCGGAACGCTAG
- a CDS encoding LytTR family DNA-binding domain-containing protein: MNDSIRCLVVDDEVLAREAIRAYVHADPGLEIVGEAADGPSAVQEIERLRPDLVFLDIQMPEMDGFQVLQRLAERSCPLPLTIFVTAYDSHALRAFEAHALDYLLKPLREERFRDAVLSARSRIAAERGSQVASQLADFLAGSNFLIRRTSRLPIKEKGRIFFLQLDQVEWIESEGNYVRLHLGGESHLHRQTLQALEAELDPSQFMRIHRSVIINILRIKDLRPWFTGEYIVRMLSGKELTVTRTYRDNLRRLLGKGP; this comes from the coding sequence ATGAACGATTCGATTCGATGTCTGGTGGTGGATGACGAGGTGCTGGCCCGCGAGGCAATCCGGGCCTACGTTCACGCCGATCCGGGACTCGAGATCGTGGGCGAGGCGGCGGACGGACCATCCGCGGTCCAGGAAATCGAGCGTCTTCGGCCCGACCTGGTGTTCCTGGACATCCAGATGCCCGAAATGGACGGCTTCCAGGTGCTGCAGCGCCTGGCGGAGCGGAGCTGTCCGCTTCCTCTCACCATCTTCGTCACCGCCTACGACAGCCACGCGCTGCGGGCATTCGAGGCGCACGCCCTCGACTACCTTCTCAAGCCCCTACGGGAAGAGCGCTTCCGCGATGCGGTCCTCTCCGCCCGGTCGCGCATCGCCGCAGAGAGGGGATCCCAGGTGGCGAGCCAGCTGGCGGACTTCCTCGCGGGCAGCAACTTTCTAATCCGGCGCACTTCGCGCCTGCCGATCAAGGAAAAGGGAAGGATCTTCTTCCTGCAGCTGGACCAGGTCGAATGGATCGAATCGGAGGGGAATTACGTCAGGCTCCACCTCGGCGGAGAATCCCACCTGCATCGCCAGACCCTGCAGGCGCTCGAGGCGGAGCTGGATCCAAGCCAGTTCATGCGAATCCACCGGTCGGTCATCATCAACATCCTGCGCATCAAGGACCTGCGTCCCTGGTTCACCGGCGAGTACATCGTCCGGATGCTCAGCGGCAAGGAGCTGACCGTGACCCGCACCTACCGCGACAACCTTCGCCGCCTTCTCGGCAAGGGACCCTGA